A window from Anas acuta unplaced genomic scaffold, bAnaAcu1.1 SCAFFOLD_290, whole genome shotgun sequence encodes these proteins:
- the LOC137848997 gene encoding EH domain-binding protein 1-like protein 1, which translates to MGSVWKRLQRAGKRAAKVRFEASYEELLVEGTRKWQPDKLVVVWTRRNRRVCSKPHSWQPGIENPYRGMVVWVVPESVDVVVTLYRDPHATTYDEKEWTFLVENESRGRRSVVAGAALDLGRLVGPEPTRLALPLRPRSRKVAAASLRLSLCATLLHEGHPTDEDMRSVASLLSSRMGERWPTWGTSTRARRRRRRRRKVVLGGGCAGRAPPPSPKMHPGSCRRWWRRRSRGGPP; encoded by the exons ATGGGCTCGGTGTGGAAGCGGCTGCAGCGGGCGGGGAAGCGGGCGGCCAAGGTGCGCTTCGAGGCGAGCTacgaggagctgctggtggagggCACCAGGAAATG gcagcccgACAAGCTGGTGGTCGTCTGGACCCGGCGCAATCGGCGCGTCTGCTCCAAG ccccacagctggcaGCCCGGCATCGAGAACCCGTACCGGGGCATGGTGGTCTGGGTGGTCCCCGAGAGCGTCGACGTCGTCGTCACCCTCTACCGG gacccccacgCCACCACCTACGATGAGAAGGAGTGGACGTTCCTGGTGGAGAAC gAGTCGCGGGGGCGGCGCTCGGTGGTGGCGGGGGCGGCGCTGGACCTGGGCCGCTTGGTGGGCCCCGAGCCCACCCGCCTGGCGCTGCCGCTGCGCCCCCGCTCCCGAAAGGTGGCGGCCGCCAGCCTGCGCCTCAGCCTCTGCGCCACCCTCCTGCACGAGGGGCACCCCAC GGACGAGGACATGCGCAGCGTGGCCAGCCTGCTCAGCTCCCGCATGGGCGAACGGTGGCCGACCTGGGGGACTTCAACgagagcgaggaggaggaggaggaggaggaggaaggtcgTGCTGGGGGGAGGGTGCGCCGGGAGAGCgccccccccgtccccaaaG atgcACCCCGGGAGCTGCAGGcgctggtggaggaggaggagccggGGGGGCCCCCCCTAG